Below is a genomic region from Candidatus Nealsonbacteria bacterium CG07_land_8_20_14_0_80_39_13.
GTTTTACTTCTTCCTTTACAACTTCTTTTTTAACAGCCTCTTTTTTAGCAGTCTCTTTCTTAATATTAGAATAAAAACTCAATGCTTCCAATGCTTTCAAGGCAGCAGCGGCATTATTCAACTTATTCCTGTCTCTTCCTACAATTTTAGAAGAAATATCTTTTATCCCGGCTAAAGAACAGACTACTCTTGCCGGTCCGCCGACAACCAAGCCTCTTCCTTTTGATTGAGGCCTGAATAAGACCTTAGCCGAACCGAATTTTGCTTCTGTCTCGCAAGGAATAGTGCCGTCTTTGATGATAACATTCAAAAGATGCCTTTTGGCCAAGCGAGTGGCTTTTTCTACGGCAATTTGGACATCTAATCCGGAGGCTACGCCGAGCCCGACTTTCCCCTTTTTGTCTCCAACCACAACGCTGGCTCTGAATCTCATCTTCTTTCCTCCTGCTCTGGTGTGAGAAACTCTTTTCAACTCCAAAAGTTTTGAGTCAAACTCATCTTTTTTATCTCTATTGCCTCTTTGTGAATTTCTTTTATCAAACATAATTTTAAAATTTTAATCCTCCTTCTCTTGCTCCCTCGGCTAATGACTTTACCCGACCATGATATTTATATCCGCCCCTATCAAAAACAACTTTTTGAATCTT
It encodes:
- a CDS encoding 30S ribosomal protein S5, whose product is MFDKRNSQRGNRDKKDEFDSKLLELKRVSHTRAGGKKMRFRASVVVGDKKGKVGLGVASGLDVQIAVEKATRLAKRHLLNVIIKDGTIPCETEAKFGSAKVLFRPQSKGRGLVVGGPARVVCSLAGIKDISSKIVGRDRNKLNNAAAALKALEALSFYSNIKKETAKKEAVKKEVVKEEVKQEIVQEIEKEK